The Streptomyces griseiscabiei genomic sequence AGGCCCTCCAGCAGCAGACTCGGCTGCAGGCTGGTCACATAGGTGCCGTCGCCCCGTCTGACCTCCAGCACCCGGGCCACGGCCAGCGCCTTGACCGCCTCTCGTGCGAGGTTGCGCGACAGGCCCAGCTGGGCGGCCAGTTCCGGCTCCGGGGGCAGCTTCGACCCGGGCGGCAGGGCGCCCGACCGGATCAGCTCCCGGATCTGCGCGATGGCCTTGTCCGTCAGAGACAACGCTGAACACCTCCCGTGACTGTGGGCACATCAGCCCTGATCAGGCCTTGATCGCGAAGATCGTCCCACAGGGCGTCGGGCACGCTTCGGCGGTGGAGCTCCACGTTCCGCCCGACCTGCTCGGCATTCCGCATGCCGAGGGTGACGTTGATGATACTGGGGTGGCCGAAAGGGAAGGCCATGGCCGCCGCGGGGAGCGTCGTGCCGTGCCGTTCGCAGGTGTCCGCGATGGCGTGGGCGCGGGAGACGAGGTCCTGCGGGGCGTCCTGGTAGTCGAACTTCGCGTCCTGAGCGGGACGTTCGCGGGAGAGCAGGCCGGAGTTGAACACCCCGGCGGCCACGACGCTCTTGCCGAGTTCCAGGGCGGTGGGCAGCACGTCGTCCAGTGCGGTCTGGTCGAGGAGGGTGTAGCGGCCGGCGATCATCATCACGTCGGCCGGGGTCTCGCGGAGGAAGCGGGCGGGCATGGCCGACTGGTTCATGCCCGCCCCGATGGCGCCGATGACGCCCTGGTCGCGCAGGTCGGCGAGGGCGGGCATGGCCTCTTCGGCGGCCTGCCGCCAGTGGTCGTCGGGATCGTGCAGGTACACGACGTCCAGGCGGTCCAGCCCCATACGCGTCAGGGTGTCCTCGACGGAGCGGAGCACGCCGTCGCGGCTGAAGTCCCACTGTCTGCGCAGGTCGTCCCGTACGACGAAGCCCTCGCTGTCGACGCCACGGGGCCGCTCGTTGGGCACGAGCAGCCGCCCGACCTTGGAGGACACGGTGTACGCGTCGCGCGGCCGGTCCCGGAGGGCGGCGCCGAGCCGCTGCTCGGACAGGCCGAGCCCGTAGTGCGGTGCTGTGTCGAAGTACCGGACGCCGGCGTCCCACGCCGCGTCGATCGCGGCCGTCGCGTCGTGGGCGGGCGTGACCCGGTAGAGGTTTCCGATGACCGACGCCCCGAAGCCGAGTTCGGTCAGTTCCACGGAGGTGGTGGTGATCTTCCGGTGGCGCATGGTCTTCTCCTCGGAGGGTGCGGTCGGTCGGGGTGGCGGGTCAGCGTCTGACGTGGGCGGAGCCGCCCGTCATGAGCGCCTCGACCTCGGCGAGCGAGGCCATGGAGACGTCCCCGGGCGTGGTCATGGTGAGGGCGCCGTGGGCGGTGCCGTAGGCGAGGGCGCGTTCCAGGCCCGCTCCGGTCAGCAGGCCGTGGACGAGCCCGGCGGCGAAGCCGTCGCCCGAGCCGATCCGGTCCATGACGTGCAGCCCGGGCATGTGCGGGCCGGTGACGAAGCCGGTCTCGGGTGACCAGCCCGCCGAGGACCAGTCGTTCCTGCCCGCCGACGGCACCTCCCGCAGGGTGGTCGCCAGTACCCTCGCGTCGGGGAGCCGTGCCGCGACCTCGGCGAACGCCTCCGGCAGCGCGTCGGCGCCGATGCGTACCGCGCCGGGGTGGGCGCCCGCGAGTCCCAGGGCGCCCACCACGACATCGGCCAGCGGGGCGAGCCGCAGGTCGATCTCGCGCGCGCCCTCGGCTCCGCCACGGTCGGCCCAGAGGCTGGGACGGTAGTTGGGGTCGTAGGAGACGGTCACCCCGTGACGCCGGGCCGATGCCATCGCCTCCTCCGCGACGTCCGCGGTGGTCTCCGACAGGCCGGCGAAGATGCCACCGGTGTGGAACCAGCGCGGGCCCGCGGAGAAGACGGAGTCCCAGTCGATGTCACCCTTGCGCAGGTGGGAGACGGCGGTGTTCGCGCGGTCGCTGACCCCCAGCGCTCCACGGATGCCGAAGCCCCG encodes the following:
- a CDS encoding aldo/keto reductase, with amino-acid sequence MRHRKITTTSVELTELGFGASVIGNLYRVTPAHDATAAIDAAWDAGVRYFDTAPHYGLGLSEQRLGAALRDRPRDAYTVSSKVGRLLVPNERPRGVDSEGFVVRDDLRRQWDFSRDGVLRSVEDTLTRMGLDRLDVVYLHDPDDHWRQAAEEAMPALADLRDQGVIGAIGAGMNQSAMPARFLRETPADVMMIAGRYTLLDQTALDDVLPTALELGKSVVAAGVFNSGLLSRERPAQDAKFDYQDAPQDLVSRAHAIADTCERHGTTLPAAAMAFPFGHPSIINVTLGMRNAEQVGRNVELHRRSVPDALWDDLRDQGLIRADVPTVTGGVQRCL
- a CDS encoding sugar kinase, with product MNGVGRAPEVIALGEVMLRLDPGESRIRTARTFQVWEGGGEYNVARGLRRCFGLRTAVVTALADNAVGRLVEDLILQGGVDTSLIRWVPGDGVGRGARNGLNFVERGFGIRGALGVSDRANTAVSHLRKGDIDWDSVFSAGPRWFHTGGIFAGLSETTADVAEEAMASARRHGVTVSYDPNYRPSLWADRGGAEGAREIDLRLAPLADVVVGALGLAGAHPGAVRIGADALPEAFAEVAARLPDARVLATTLREVPSAGRNDWSSAGWSPETGFVTGPHMPGLHVMDRIGSGDGFAAGLVHGLLTGAGLERALAYGTAHGALTMTTPGDVSMASLAEVEALMTGGSAHVRR